The nucleotide sequence CTTCTTTTTCACGACTGTGTGTCCGTTTACACGGCGCAAGAGCCAAAGCGAGTCGAGCGTGGATCGGATCGACTTTCACCGCTATAtagtcgtcgccgtcgtcgttcTCGGCTCTGTGTGCGCTGTATATGTGGACTCCAGAACGAAATTCCCAAAGACATTGCACAACTGCGCGCGACCATCGCCGACGACGGTTTTTGTAATTGTGATCCCAATACGGGGCCGAGAGTTTGCGAACTTGTTGGCCAAGTGAGCGATGTGTGATTGGATTTGGCGATGATACTGTCAGGGTCATTGGAACGTTTGCATTTACTATTTACGGTAAAAAAATCGCGTGTAATCGAGCTGTGCCAATAATTACCCCGCGTTTTCTACCGAAGGATGTGCAATTACAGCTCGAGCTCGTAAACGCTGATTCAATAATATATGCAGATAGGTTAATCACCGCCTCGATCAACCACACTGTTGCGCAAATACGAGAAGCAATAAACTTTATAATCATTTACATAATGCCCAGATCGAAATGTTCTCGAACCTTTGATTTACGTACAATCTCCCCAAATCGATATTCGATTGTGTAAGAGGCTTCGCAGCGAAAAAAGTACTTCATTCTCAGGCAGGCGTGAAAAATCGAGCTAATCGAACCCCGAGAAGAATGGAGCATTAGGAAACCAACGATCCAGACGAGTACCCAGCATAGCTTTCAAATTTTCGCGCCACCGCCGACGTAAAATTTTATcgtcctcccccccccccccccccccacccgaTATTGTGCAGCAACAGTTCCTCGttttaatttgcaaaaaagctcgagaaaCGCGCGAATAAAAGCACAAAGAGCCAAAGGCGCGAACTTGTGCTCTCGACGACCGTTGAACTTTCTCTTGGCCTTAAAAGCCGGAGAAGCAGGAGAAGAAAGTGCATCGCCCTGTACTTCGAAAGAGCCGAGATTAACCGAAGCCGAGACCGATATATCGTGTTTCGCACACCGAGAGCTAAGCGATAGGGCTATCCGgtaaagtttgaaattttacttttacttcgCGCGACACTTTCGAAGATCGCGACGACTTATTTCGAGGTTTAATCGCGGGTGTATAGGATTTTGGAAAGTGATTTTTTCGAGAACGAGGAAAAAGAATTGGAGTTTTTTGAATATGTTGTAACAAGGCTGGATTGGTAGAAATAAAGGAGCGTGGTTGGACTTTCGATTCGAAAGGCAAAATCGCTTTTTGGTTGTTTTAAGTGAAAGATTTGAGATAATGTAACCGACTTGCATATTACTCACGTTGTATAATTGATTGTTGTATTCTGTCGAATTAGAAGAAgttgcattttcaaaattgattgATACAAAGACATTCTTTGTAAACCAACGAACGATAAATTAAAcgcaataatttaaataaagtgCAAATCTTGTGAAAGGTTGTATTTTATACGCAGGATGTATGTAAAGTagtaatacaattttattttatattacgACTTATATTTACTTCTGATTTTTCACAAATTTGTtcatatacaaaaattaatcacACTTCctttataattattaagtACACAATTAACGATATTACATATTACctatatgtacatacaaaaTAGCTAACAATTTGATATACAATTTACTTTCCGGTTAAAATTTTTGGaatgtattttgaaaaagtattaCTTTACTTTGATAAAATAGTATGGGCCTACTATAAGATTtcgtattgaaaaaagataACGAGTATGATGCTTAAACTTTTCCTTCTGCGCATTACAATTATTGGCACTACTTTATACGTGCATTATTATAAGCTTTTAATACAACGAAAATATTGCACACATAAGCAATTCTCAtcaagaacaaaaatatccTCACCTTCTTTCTCGAAATTGTCTTAAAAGGTGCATCTATCCGAAGATTTAAACGACAAACTGATACATATGGCAATCATCCAAAAGGACCTCCTCTTAAAATTAATGCTAATTACAATGCAATACTCAACAACGTGTAAATTCTACCTTACCTAATCTGACAAACTCCTCGATATACACATCCTTTAGATATTACATACTTCACGAAACAAGCAAGACTTCTGATGATAAGGGTCAAAAAGTAGCCCGATCCCAAACTTACGTTAGAGTATAATAACGAGCTCCGTTATTACGAAGTTTGTCTCTCGGGCTGCATTTTATGCGGAggataatttttcataatcTAGCTCAGATTAACTCCGATTCACCTAAACGATAGCTCAATTTACAATTTGCAATTTTAATAGCAAAACTAGCTAAAATAAGTAAAGATTTTCTCACTCCTTGACGACTTATCGAAGCTCAATACTTATTTCTTGTTATATCTACAAGCGTTAAACACTACCAAGTCAATTTACAGTTTGGCAACAATCGATTAGTGAAAATATACTCagtattttcaaaacattCGTCTCTTCATATAACAATCgatatgaaaaagaaaaaaaaatatccatatatatatgtacattcTCTAACGAAATAATCCATCTCCTCGTCTAGCAGCGTTGTATCGATCAGAGTTTCGAATTGCCCGAGCAGCTGCACAATCTGTTCATGGAAGACGCGAGGCCGCGACACTCGAATCATCTGAGGATGACGTTGTCGAAGGTCAAGTCTCTGCTGTCCCGCTGTCCGTTAGACTTCTTGAAGGGATTCCAGGGCAGCCTCCTGGCCACGTGAGCCGTTGTCACGGAACCAGCTGGACTCGGCTGACCCGACGAGACACCGGACGAACTACTCGCTGACACGCTGCCCTTGTCGCGGTTGTTGGCTTTCACTGGTTTCTGCAAGTTAGTCTATTTTTTTAGACAAAGTATCCTTTGGGTACCAAATTCACATCGGAAGAGTTATAAGAGAAACCTACTTTCAAATAATTCCTGTCCATCGGCGTGACGAGTTTGAGGCTGATGGAGTCGCCGCACTGCTTGATCAGACGAACGACTTGCTCGTGCGATGCCCACTTGACGTCCTTGTCGCCGATGTTCACGATGAagtcgccttccttcattcCACCCAGCTAAAATGTTATAAAACTCTCGTGAATAAACGTGTCTctatattgaaaattcgatATGTTTTAGAAGCAGTTGCTTACGTCAGCCAACGAATTGTGATCGACAGCGGCAATGATGACAGGCGCGTCTCCtctgacgctgaacccgaaacCTTCTCCAGCAGGTCCGCGTTGCAGCTGGATCAACCTTGGCGCCGTCCAGTGGCGCTTAGCTGAAAATATAGCCACTGGGCCCAGGGATCGAAATAGGTCGTCGACACCGTGTTGGCCGAAATCCGGATGCGTCAAGCTCAGTTGAAATTTCGTCGCCGCTGAAAAGTAGTCATGTTTAATATTacttttattcttattttcaATGTTTGATCAAAGTAGAGTACAAGTGATGATTCTTGAATTACCTATAATATTAGGCGCGTCGAGGAGTTCCCTAAGATCGTCCTCGTCACCGGATCTGCCGTACACATCCATAGTCAAGTCCTGGGCTTTTCTCAGCACCTTGACCAGCGATTGCTTTCCCTTCAATTCCCTGCACATCCTCTGTAGCCTTTGACTCTCCTCGTGAAGTACCAGCGCCTCCCTCACGTGCGCTCGACCTGTAACGATCACAGAGCACTGATCAGTACATCTACCTCTCCAACTATAAAGTATTATACACGTTCTCATCTTGAAAAATGCTTACCCAGCAGCTGCCTGTCGTGTTCGGACTTGGGTACGGTGATATCCAACTGCGTCTTGGCGTCGGTCACCTGAATCCTCTCGAGAATGATCCTCGTCTCGGGTCTCAAATCACTCATGGGATAATCCAACAATCCGGCCGCGCAGTGTCTATGCGAGATGGCGAGGTAGTGTTCGCGTTTGACGGACACCAGGGAGATCCAAGACTCTGGCACGTAGTCGCGCACCGGCTCTCTGGATATTAGCGCGTGCACGTCGCTGTAGACCGCTGCGACCTGTTTTGAAAAAAGCGATTCGTTATACAATCTGCTAAATTTTACCATATTAAACTTACATTTATCATGTTCATTATAGACTAACATACCTGCGCTGCTTCTTGAGCGAGATCCAGCGACACGTCGATATCCCTGGAGTCCCTGGACTGAAGGTCCAGCTTCTCGAACAGACACTCCCTGGCCTGCGCCAGCATGAGCTGCACTAGCATGTCCAGCATATCCGGTCCCAGATCCATACTCGGCGCATTGGTGAAATTCTCGTGTATGTATCTGAACGTCCCAGCAGATCTGAGAAAAGCGTCGACAGCTTGGTCCAAACCTCTGGCTGTTCTCCTGTCCTGTTTCGCGGCAACTTGGGTGTACAAAGCTCCGGCGTTGAAGAGGATAGAGGCCTTTTCGAAGGCGACGGTACGCTGACAGCTCGGGACACCGGTGAGAGAGTCGTACCACTCGAAGTAGATGCCGAGGCTACGGTCAGGAGGGAAGAAACGTCGCTCGATGAAGTACAGCTGGTTATAGTAGCGAAGGAGTAGACCGATACCCGCCGCGTCTCTCGTTGGTGTCCGAGTTGCCTGAAAATCGATggtatcattatttttattttgatgcatttttttttatacgtatAAGGGTAGAATAGATTATGGTATTTACCTGTCTCGTCTCCATGAGTTCCGCGATGGCTTCTTCGTAGTTTTCTCCATCTTCACTGTAATGTTCCAAAATGAAATcctgcaaaaataaaacaacatTGTTAATCATAAATGTTCGAATAAGTATTTTACATGCTTTTAGAAGAAGCGTACGCGTGAGTCATTCGAATTCGAGCAGTAACCAAGCACTGTTAGATCGATAAGACATCAGCCCATTATTGGCTTCAAAACAGAAGACACGACATAACCTTTCAGCATCAGCAAGCGCACAGACTAATATAGAAAGAAAAAgcgtttcgaaaaaaaatgccTCGAATAACGATGGAACTGCTTCGAAAACGCTCGGAGCACAACGAAGGTGAAATTTCGACACTGGAGGAACTCTCTCTACACCAGGAGAACATCGAGAGGATCGAGCTGCTCAACCAAGCCTGTCGTAACCTCAAGATCCTCTTGCTTCAGTACAATCTCATCTCGAAGATCGAAAACCTCAACAAACTCAAGCAACTGGAGTACCTCAATTTGGCCCTGAATAATATCGAAGTCATCGAGAACTTGGAGGGACTGGAGAGCTTGAAGAAACTCGATCTGACGGTTAATTTCATCGGGGACATAAGGGGCGTGAAATGCTTGAGGTAAGATATTTTTCGCTTTAGTATAAAATAAACCTATACTAATTCAACATTACTTTTTCCAATGCAGAGACAATCAGCACCTGGAACAGCTGATCCTAAGCGGCAACCCCTGCTGCGAGTACGAGGGTTACCGGGAGTACGTAATCGCCACCCTTCCCCAAATCCGAGAACTGGATCTGCAGAAAATCGATCGTTCGGAGCGAATAAAGTCTCTCCAGTGTTACGCCGAGGCTCAGGGCGACGTCATACGCGGATACCGGAAATACGCGACGAGCAGAGAGACCCAGAAAGTCCGGTATAGAGAACGAGAGGAGAAGAGGGGAGAGGGAGACGAGGAGGGAGTGAGAATCACGGAGATCCGGGATGACGAGGAAGAGTCGGAGAAGAAtgttggtatttttttttttctttggtGAATCAGCGAGAAGTTTGATTACGTACACTTTACGTGACAATTCGAATTAACTCAATGACATTCACTCGTAGACTTCCACTACCCAGGCGGAAGAAAGTGCGACAGAGGACGCGAAATTCTGGAGCGCCCCGAGCTACCACACGCCGGAGGACCGAGTAGCCATAGCCAAAAAAGCCATggagagaagcgagagaaaCGAGAGCAAGGACGACGAGCCGAAAAAACACGTCCCGAAGCTGTTCAATCCCGAGGGAAAACCCTACAACGTGAACCAGGCGAAGGTACCGTTCCTcctcgacgacgaggacgacagGGACAACGTTATCTTGGAAGTTGGACTCTACAAGTAAGCGAGACTCGCTTTCACACATAAGAGTGCTTTATAAAGTGGCTACATTTTCAATCGTTCGTTTCAGACACTTGGACACGTCGCTAGTCGACGTCGACGTCCGGCCGGACTACGTCAGGGTGACCATCAAGGGCAAAGTCCTGCAGCTGGTCCTCCCCTGCGAAGTTGCAGTAGACAAGAGCCTGGCCCAGCGGAACGTGACCACGGGCAACCTCCTGCTAACGATGCCTCGAATCACGAAGCTCGCCAGTCTCTCGGTGCCAGCGCAAGCCAAGAGAGCCAAGGAGaagccaaagtgtgccatcaGCGTGAGGGCTACTCCAGAAGTGACGAAGAGGGAGTTCCTCGAGATAGGCCCTCCCAAAGAAGACATCGACGAGCTCCTCAGAATCGTCGGCAAGGAACCGGCCAAGGTAACGAAGAAGAAGATAGTCGAGGACTTTGTGGACGACCCGAACGTACCGCCACTGGAATAGTAGCTATATATAACACTCACTTTAAACGGATCCCTGAAGTCGATGTCCTTCGTCTCCTTGAGTCCCAGCGGTATCAGCGGCATGAACGCGTCGTCGCTGCAACAGAGAATAACAGACTCATTGCTATAAACAAGCGTTAAAAAGGTcgtcgagaggaaaaaaatcacCGAAAATACGAGACTCTGTGTCGCGAGCGCTTATACAACCGATCCCGTAAGCGCGAATTTTATCGGCTCGTAAATCTCCCGACGAGCCGATTCTTCGCCCTTTTCTCcgcagagggagagaaggagagagtcGTTTATGCGAGCGGTAAATCgcattattaccttagggaaTGTCCCGCTGCACAACATCCGACTTCCCGTTATATAGCTCTCTCGAGCGACGTATTCTTGCACGTATTCTTCGAGCGCGCGGCGATATGCTATTCGCTCGGCTTTTGTTGACGACGAGCCAGAGAGACTTTAAGGCTTTCGAGCTCCTTATTCTGGATACTATTTTATCAATTAATATACACTACGTTACGATGTAAAAGAAACTAGcgattgaataaaaaaaaatagaaaacttCCATTTCACAGCGCTTCCTTAACAACCGAAGAATCGCAAGACCGTTAGCGAGTCGCTTATCCCCGAGAAATACTCCGTTTTCGTCCCTGTCATTCCGGCGCGCATTCTATTCGATTTTGCGATCGCCTCTCGAGAAATCGTGACGCCGACATACGTACACGTAGTGAGGAAGAGATGGGGAGGTGGATACGCGGTAATTGAGGGAATTCCTGCCGATATACTCGATAAGAAAAATGCGTCGCTCTACGGAAATAATCGCGATAAATCAAAGCAGCGGCGCAGTAATTACGCGTGTGTTCGAAGGGCTGTCGCAGAGCCATTAGGCCGTTAAATCATTGTTGTAGAGAGATAATCGCGAGCGAGATAAGGATCGAGGTTTACACGTGATCGAGGAGTTGGGCGTAtctaagaagaagaagaagaagaggcggAGATCGTCGTCGTTACttatctcctttttttttttatacaggaatattataattttttcgcAACGATTTTCACCCTCTTACGCAACGACAATCGGCTCGTAAAAAGTCCATCCCATAGAAAGACAGCGAAACAAAACGCGCCGGAACACGAGAACTGCGTGTATGCACGTCCCGAGAAACTTCTCACCATCAAAGTACTGCGCACACAGCGACGAGTGAGTTTGCGTGTATAAGGTGTACGGTTAAATCCGAGAGCGTCGCACGCGATTTATGAAGCGTAGCCAAGCGTgtgcaaacacacacacacacacacacacacacgcgcgcgtatagcgACTTCCGACGTCGTATCGCGTAAAGGAGAGAAGCGCCGGCGTGAATGGAGTAGGCGGTCTAAGCAAATCTGCTTTGATGGGATTTTAAAAGCTTGTACATGGCAAAAAATCTGTATTGTTATACGCGATAATAAAAtggaaatttcaatttcaggAATCGACTATTTACACCTCGGTTCACCGACCTCGCAAGCGAATCGCGATATTCGACCGATGCGCGCGAGATCCGAGCGTcagatatacatatatatatatatatatatatatatatatatatatatacacacacttaTACACCCGCGCCGCGAAGAAAGCGGAAGGACTTTGAacccgcgcgcgagcatcgGGACGTTGCGTCACGAGAAACACTCGCCCGCGACCTTGATTCTCGTATGTACTGGTAGAGATATCGCCGCGAGTTGTATTATTATCGATTCGTCCTTATAATACCAGTGGTAAAAGATAATGGGATACAGCCGGTGAAAATATGCAAAGTATGTACAAGTGACTTTCAAAAGCTACTCGGTTGGTAGTCATCGTGGAAGAAAGCGAAAGACGAGATAGGGAATTAATCATAGCTTGTGTATTTACCTCGTGTCATTCTGGTAGAGCTCGACGGAGCTGTTCAGCTCGGCGAGCTGCTCCTTTAGAAGCTGGAGGTTCGAGTTGACAAAGCTCAGCTCGAGGGCCACCGTCTCTTTGAGCTTGCGGTTAGTCGTTGCCCtgagaaaattaattatattcgtAGATAAGCATATGCGCATTTAATGGTTAAGTGGAAATCGTATAATGTATAGGCAAAAGATTATATACTTGAAGAGGTTCTCGGCACCGGCGCGTAACCGCAGCTCCTTGTTGATCTCCTGGTTGAGTTTGCTCCGCTTGTTCTGCAGCTTTCCCCGACATGTGGCGACTCGTGGGTCCGAACCCTGCGAAACAAGgaacaatttttgttttacttCCAGTACAACACTTTCTTTCAAAAACATTATCAGGAAGTGTATTTAAAATAAGGTAACACTTTCGAAAATTAGCACGAGGGTCAAAAAACGACGAAATATAACTACACCCGGGAACAATATGATCGAGCTGTTCTCTCGGGCATAATtcgccggcgctgctgcacaCACGTGCCATTAAGATCTACGCGAGAAAGTTGACGCATGTCCTCGGGCCCGACATTGGAAAGTCGCGTTCCGCGGACTTTCGAGCGTATCAAAAATTGGCGAGTTTTTCGGgcgcaaaataaaaaaaggtcGCCGACCTCGATACCACTCACGCAGGCTGTACATTGAGTCATTACGACTCCTCTACTCTCGAATCGAAAGGGAGACACCTTTTTCGGCTGATCGATCACCGCTGCGTTTTAACGACTGGGCCTTATTACACGTTTACTTTCGGTTATATGGAGAAAAAAACGAAGCTGTGTAATTATACTCGAGCACCTGGACACCCGTGAGCGCTACTTCGGCAGCATTAATCTCGAATTGCAAAAAAACAAGGAACGCGGAGTACTAGTATATACACCGTATACACATTTCGCAAACGTTCTCCTTTTCCCGGCGCACACACGATTCCCGAATATTAACGCCTGACCGAATGGCTTAGTACACTTACATCATTacgtgcaaaaaaaaaaatatatatatgtgtgtgtacacccGGCGCGCGGACCGGTTAATCCAGCCTCGGTGCGCATATATagcgatttaaaaaaaaagccgcGTATGTATAATTAGGCGCATTGGGCCGGAACCGCGAGAGCGATACACTTTCTTATCTGGCTGGTGGGATCGAGTCGTCGGGTGGTCCTTTATTTTCGGGATGACGCGCGTGATAAGTTGGGACAGGTTTAATTAGAAGAGTGACGACGAGAACGATGAGATTATcgttattaattataattcaaaGTTTACACAGACATATAacaatatacaattatatataGGCTTTATCTTTGAATCTCGACTGTTTTTCTCAATTCCCGCAATAACGCGCGATTAAATTCCCATTTCTCATATTATTCTCTATAAACAGAGCTGCGCATAAACTTCTCACACGCATACGCATAGGAGcaactttttctctatatctGCACGCGTACGTGTATGAAAACGTTACAGCCTACTTGGCTTTATTAAAGCAAACTATATCCTTTTAATGAACTCACACGTTATATCTCGTTAGATTTACGAGAGCAGTTCTCTCGCGCTGTGTGTAAAAGTGGGTAATATGCGCATCGTAAATCGAATTTTTTAACtgtatgctctctctctctctctctctctctctcttgagacGATCGTTTAACTGTTCATACTGCATGTATCGGTAATATACGAGCCGTTTCATTGAATTCTTCGACCTGGTAATGGCGAAAATGCAGCCATTTCGATTATAtgctcttctttttcttctccttttaTATCCTCGATTATCGATATTTAGATCAACAAGAGGATGTAGATCCGGCGAACACCCGATTCCGTGGCGGGATTTATGTTTACCTCGAGATAAGATCTCCGCGGTGAACAGATGTGAAATCATTCCAACGGATTAACATACTTTGAAACTAATGCGAACCGTTAATTCGCGTATGTATATACCTACGCACAGGCGTGGTTTAATTTAATCAACGAATTTTGTTCTCGGACGTGTAAAATCGATAAGGAATCGGTGTCGAATTGTATCCAGAGTTTACAGCAGCCTAGAAAACGGGACGAAATTGAGCCATTATCACAGCTTCCCACAGGCACCCCTACGATGTCTACCCGTAACTGTTCCGCCAACAGTCGGCCTGTGCTTATTCTTACGAAGATTAGTAGGCTCAGAGCAGCCGAGCTACCGTTGCACAGAAACTTCGCGATCGATAGTCGCTAATAACAAAACCAGCGAGTACAGGTATAAGTAGAGTGTGCCTCTGCGTACACACAACGTCGAGGCTCGGGGAAACGGTATAGATCGATTGCGCTTACGGTTTTGCATGAGTTACCCACCAGCGGACGCCTCTATACGGTTTCTTCttatcttattattattatcgtatACCACCATATAGATACGACGCGGTTATTATTGTAAAGCCGCGTATTGCGAGGATAATCGTTAGGAAAGCTGTCTCCGGAAACGAATCGCCCGCGTCCACAATAAGCTATTATTATACTGCGATGACTCGAGGAGACGATAACTTTCGATTCTTCGATAACGACGATCTAATAACCATCAATTACGCGCAATAAacctcgagaaagagagtcgttCTCTACGCACTTTGGCTCTTTTTCGACTCGTCGCGCGACTTAATTACCGGCGAcgattttttatattacagAGTTCGCGGGGACAAAAGACCCGACGCGATTGACCAAGCTCGAGGGTGAAAGTCGCGGCGAGGGAACGCTTGGCTGAGCACAGATTCCGATTTGACTCGCGGATAACTTCCTCGTCTATGGGATACTTTTTTCGATTCGTTTCAAGTTCGACGGACTGCC is from Nasonia vitripennis strain AsymCx chromosome 1, Nvit_psr_1.1, whole genome shotgun sequence and encodes:
- the LOC100123682 gene encoding rhophilin-2 isoform X4; the encoded protein is MWVIGDSSSGIWAVRKPVNLCMERCGVQGSDPRVATCRGKLQNKRSKLNQEINKELRLRAGAENLFKATTNRKLKETVALELSFVNSNLQLLKEQLAELNSSVELYQNDTSDDAFMPLIPLGLKETKDIDFRDPFKDFILEHYSEDGENYEEAIAELMETRQATRTPTRDAAGIGLLLRYYNQLYFIERRFFPPDRSLGIYFEWYDSLTGVPSCQRTVAFEKASILFNAGALYTQVAAKQDRRTARGLDQAVDAFLRSAGTFRYIHENFTNAPSMDLGPDMLDMLVQLMLAQARECLFEKLDLQSRDSRDIDVSLDLAQEAAQVAAVYSDVHALISREPVRDYVPESWISLVSVKREHYLAISHRHCAAGLLDYPMSDLRPETRIILERIQVTDAKTQLDITVPKSEHDRQLLGRAHVREALVLHEESQRLQRMCRELKGKQSLVKVLRKAQDLTMDVYGRSGDEDDLRELLDAPNIIAATKFQLSLTHPDFGQHGVDDLFRSLGPVAIFSAKRHWTAPRLIQLQRGPAGEGFGFSVRGDAPVIIAAVDHNSLADLGGMKEGDFIVNIGDKDVKWASHEQVVRLIKQCGDSISLKLVTPMDRNYLKKPVKANNRDKGSVSASSSSGVSSGQPSPAGSVTTAHVARRLPWNPFKKSNGQRDSRDLTFDNVILR
- the LOC100123682 gene encoding rhophilin-2 isoform X1 gives rise to the protein MLILPDIKLQGSDPRVATCRGKLQNKRSKLNQEINKELRLRAGAENLFKATTNRKLKETVALELSFVNSNLQLLKEQLAELNSSVELYQNDTSDDAFMPLIPLGLKETKDIDFRDPFKDFILEHYSEDGENYEEAIAELMETRQATRTPTRDAAGIGLLLRYYNQLYFIERRFFPPDRSLGIYFEWYDSLTGVPSCQRTVAFEKASILFNAGALYTQVAAKQDRRTARGLDQAVDAFLRSAGTFRYIHENFTNAPSMDLGPDMLDMLVQLMLAQARECLFEKLDLQSRDSRDIDVSLDLAQEAAQVAAVYSDVHALISREPVRDYVPESWISLVSVKREHYLAISHRHCAAGLLDYPMSDLRPETRIILERIQVTDAKTQLDITVPKSEHDRQLLGRAHVREALVLHEESQRLQRMCRELKGKQSLVKVLRKAQDLTMDVYGRSGDEDDLRELLDAPNIIAATKFQLSLTHPDFGQHGVDDLFRSLGPVAIFSAKRHWTAPRLIQLQRGPAGEGFGFSVRGDAPVIIAAVDHNSLADLGGMKEGDFIVNIGDKDVKWASHEQVVRLIKQCGDSISLKLVTPMDRNYLKKPVKANNRDKGSVSASSSSGVSSGQPSPAGSVTTAHVARRLPWNPFKKSNGQRDSRDLTFDNVILR
- the LOC100123682 gene encoding rhophilin-2 isoform X3: MLSLSLFLLVFSVCQLCFPLEVLSRSLVLLLCVVRRRGFFFRSGSMGSDPRVATCRGKLQNKRSKLNQEINKELRLRAGAENLFKATTNRKLKETVALELSFVNSNLQLLKEQLAELNSSVELYQNDTSDDAFMPLIPLGLKETKDIDFRDPFKDFILEHYSEDGENYEEAIAELMETRQATRTPTRDAAGIGLLLRYYNQLYFIERRFFPPDRSLGIYFEWYDSLTGVPSCQRTVAFEKASILFNAGALYTQVAAKQDRRTARGLDQAVDAFLRSAGTFRYIHENFTNAPSMDLGPDMLDMLVQLMLAQARECLFEKLDLQSRDSRDIDVSLDLAQEAAQVAAVYSDVHALISREPVRDYVPESWISLVSVKREHYLAISHRHCAAGLLDYPMSDLRPETRIILERIQVTDAKTQLDITVPKSEHDRQLLGRAHVREALVLHEESQRLQRMCRELKGKQSLVKVLRKAQDLTMDVYGRSGDEDDLRELLDAPNIIAATKFQLSLTHPDFGQHGVDDLFRSLGPVAIFSAKRHWTAPRLIQLQRGPAGEGFGFSVRGDAPVIIAAVDHNSLADLGGMKEGDFIVNIGDKDVKWASHEQVVRLIKQCGDSISLKLVTPMDRNYLKKPVKANNRDKGSVSASSSSGVSSGQPSPAGSVTTAHVARRLPWNPFKKSNGQRDSRDLTFDNVILR
- the LOC100123682 gene encoding rhophilin-2 isoform X2, whose amino-acid sequence is MLKWVHQQSSPLPKSHVAPAPSTSPSTSSCSGSSSSSSSRDDEAKANNEEANSKVAEEVNGDTGHSRRRIVGGSDPRVATCRGKLQNKRSKLNQEINKELRLRAGAENLFKATTNRKLKETVALELSFVNSNLQLLKEQLAELNSSVELYQNDTSDDAFMPLIPLGLKETKDIDFRDPFKDFILEHYSEDGENYEEAIAELMETRQATRTPTRDAAGIGLLLRYYNQLYFIERRFFPPDRSLGIYFEWYDSLTGVPSCQRTVAFEKASILFNAGALYTQVAAKQDRRTARGLDQAVDAFLRSAGTFRYIHENFTNAPSMDLGPDMLDMLVQLMLAQARECLFEKLDLQSRDSRDIDVSLDLAQEAAQVAAVYSDVHALISREPVRDYVPESWISLVSVKREHYLAISHRHCAAGLLDYPMSDLRPETRIILERIQVTDAKTQLDITVPKSEHDRQLLGRAHVREALVLHEESQRLQRMCRELKGKQSLVKVLRKAQDLTMDVYGRSGDEDDLRELLDAPNIIAATKFQLSLTHPDFGQHGVDDLFRSLGPVAIFSAKRHWTAPRLIQLQRGPAGEGFGFSVRGDAPVIIAAVDHNSLADLGGMKEGDFIVNIGDKDVKWASHEQVVRLIKQCGDSISLKLVTPMDRNYLKKPVKANNRDKGSVSASSSSGVSSGQPSPAGSVTTAHVARRLPWNPFKKSNGQRDSRDLTFDNVILR
- the LOC100123682 gene encoding rhophilin-2 isoform X5, which codes for MNVPIVAGDIDDDGYKPRFVRGSDPRVATCRGKLQNKRSKLNQEINKELRLRAGAENLFKATTNRKLKETVALELSFVNSNLQLLKEQLAELNSSVELYQNDTSDDAFMPLIPLGLKETKDIDFRDPFKDFILEHYSEDGENYEEAIAELMETRQATRTPTRDAAGIGLLLRYYNQLYFIERRFFPPDRSLGIYFEWYDSLTGVPSCQRTVAFEKASILFNAGALYTQVAAKQDRRTARGLDQAVDAFLRSAGTFRYIHENFTNAPSMDLGPDMLDMLVQLMLAQARECLFEKLDLQSRDSRDIDVSLDLAQEAAQVAAVYSDVHALISREPVRDYVPESWISLVSVKREHYLAISHRHCAAGLLDYPMSDLRPETRIILERIQVTDAKTQLDITVPKSEHDRQLLGRAHVREALVLHEESQRLQRMCRELKGKQSLVKVLRKAQDLTMDVYGRSGDEDDLRELLDAPNIIAATKFQLSLTHPDFGQHGVDDLFRSLGPVAIFSAKRHWTAPRLIQLQRGPAGEGFGFSVRGDAPVIIAAVDHNSLADLGGMKEGDFIVNIGDKDVKWASHEQVVRLIKQCGDSISLKLVTPMDRNYLKKPVKANNRDKGSVSASSSSGVSSGQPSPAGSVTTAHVARRLPWNPFKKSNGQRDSRDLTFDNVILR